AATTGGAAACAAGAGTTAGATTTTTTTAATCAAGATATTCGGTTTTTAATTTTATTTCATGAACCGAGTTTAACCTACGATATTATTAAAGGAATTGAACCGGATAGACTGACTCAAAATTATTTAATCAAAGTTATAGAATTAAAACTTTATTTAAAAGAGAACGATTTAGATACACCCAAAGCCCAGGCTTTATTGAAAGAACTTCGACAATTAAGTGCTAATATGATTGATCGAAATTATTTCTTACAATTACAACATAATCTAGGAAGCTTAACAGAAATTAAATATCGAGTTATTGATCATATTTATAGTCGAGATCCAAAATTCACAACTCGACTCACACCGACCCTCAAATTTTTATATAAAATTAGACTCTTAAATTTTTTAGCCCCGGAGTTAATTTGGTCGGATCGATCCTCTAAACAAGCTTTCTATACTTTTTGGAGTTCTGAAAATTTAAAACAATATGGATGGGAAGCAGAATTTCAATTTTTTGAAGATCAAATTCAAGATTTAATGGAATCATTTTATTTTCGACAGTTAGGTATAGATGGCCGATTTGTTAATCGATTTTGGTTAATTGATTTACCTTGGATTACCTTATTTTTCTTGATATTTTTAATGGAAATATACGCCCTTCGCCGTCGTCAACCTGGGTTAACCCTAAAGGAAGCTATTTTAAAATTATGGTATTATTTCTTTTTGTTAATTCCTAAATTATTGTTTTTAAGATTTATTTCAGCAATTTATCATTTGAATCGAGCTAATTTCCCTAGTTTGCAACCAACAATTGATTATTTAAAATTAAAATTTATTTATAGCTTTGCTCAAGAATTAATTCAAGTTTTGGTGAATCAAGGGCTTAATCAAGTTCAATCTTTTGTTAAAAAAGGAACGATTAAAAAGCTAATTGTCAATCCTTCCTCCTCCTATCAATCCCTCGATCTTGTAGACCTGATTCAGGAATCGCAAGCACCGCCAGGAATTCCTAATCGCATTATTGAACTGACAATTACTCAGGTTTTACCCACAATTCATGCTGAATTAGAAGCTTATTTACATTATCAAGTTACTCAATCAATTTATCAATCTCCTATTTATAAAGGATTAAGTAAAATTCCTGGTGTTCGTCATCTTCCCCAACAAGTTGCTAATAGTGTGGCTAAAAAAATTGCGATCGCAATTTCAGAAAACCCCAAAAAATCCCTAGAAGCAGGTAAAAATAAACCGCCAGACTTTATAGCGATGCAATTACAAAAACAATTAACTCAGAAGTTTGTAGATCAATTACGCATTGAATTAAGGAAAGAACAAGTTATTGATGATGTAGAATCGATTTTAGTCAATTGGCTAGAAGGACTAAAATCCAACCAAGTTAAAAATTTAGAAGCAAAATCAAGTATTAAACCCGCTAATTTTGAAGAAATTAAACAGATTCCTCCCGCTCAAAACTAAGCCCTGTTATTAATAATTTTTAACCCAGATTGGTTGCGGGGACTTCCCTTATATCGGTGTCAACTTAAGCCGAAAACCCGTGATTACAGCCGAGATCAGATCCCCCTAAATCCCCCTTAAAAAGGG
This genomic stretch from Planktothrix serta PCC 8927 harbors:
- a CDS encoding polysaccharide deacetylase family protein, with the translated sequence MVKYKSSLSAQNSGLSLLTARILALVVTANFCLVIFDLTYIRNRPYYLEFSQHQKQSPNTPKNQYIQQVDQLEQTINQFGIESQQVKIALDNIQKSSLDLLIENPPFRVLNPYGTLAEIQKRFQGHLKTNNFQQALETFWSPDSFNPKNWKQELDFFNQDIRFLILFHEPSLTYDIIKGIEPDRLTQNYLIKVIELKLYLKENDLDTPKAQALLKELRQLSANMIDRNYFLQLQHNLGSLTEIKYRVIDHIYSRDPKFTTRLTPTLKFLYKIRLLNFLAPELIWSDRSSKQAFYTFWSSENLKQYGWEAEFQFFEDQIQDLMESFYFRQLGIDGRFVNRFWLIDLPWITLFFLIFLMEIYALRRRQPGLTLKEAILKLWYYFFLLIPKLLFLRFISAIYHLNRANFPSLQPTIDYLKLKFIYSFAQELIQVLVNQGLNQVQSFVKKGTIKKLIVNPSSSYQSLDLVDLIQESQAPPGIPNRIIELTITQVLPTIHAELEAYLHYQVTQSIYQSPIYKGLSKIPGVRHLPQQVANSVAKKIAIAISENPKKSLEAGKNKPPDFIAMQLQKQLTQKFVDQLRIELRKEQVIDDVESILVNWLEGLKSNQVKNLEAKSSIKPANFEEIKQIPPAQN